One window of Acidobacteriaceae bacterium genomic DNA carries:
- a CDS encoding glycoside hydrolase family 3 C-terminal domain-containing protein, with protein MKVAHCVAVCGVLGLTALTVSGQNSNRSRPWMDAKLSPERRAELVLQQMTLDEKIALLHGEGMARQTDLPPEVEAVQDQSNGGAGFVLGVPRLGIPTIQMSDAAYGVRQSANNGRYSTALPSNVGSAASWDPDAACAYGKLIGDELRMQGYNATLGGGTNITRDPRNGRTFEYMGEDPVLAGTMVGARIRCEGGEHVISDIKHYAFNDQESGRQEVDAQIGERAGRESDLLAFEIGVKTGHPDAVMCSYNGVNGDYACENTWLLHDVLKTEWKFPGFVMSDWDATHSTVKASHAGLDQEQPLDLFYGAKLKQAVENGEVSQDELNDHVRRVLWAEFASGIIDDPVVRGVVDPEHGFEVSQKVEEGSVVLLRNERSTLPLDATKAQSIAVIGFNADMGMISGGGSAQVDAPGQVGGTPWRKHVWFPTSPLKAIQAQAPNAKVSFSSGERIEDAVAKAKAADVAIVFAWQFEAEGNDLENLSLPGNQDKLIEAVAKANPHTVVVLETGTAVTMPWLDSTSAVLEAWYGGSKGADAVARLLFGQVNPSGKLPMTFPRSEDELPRTKIAQPPPPVKNGVLSFKVDYNIEGAAVGYKWYESQKKPVLFPFGFGLSYTTFKYSDLKVGHDGESVTLTVTNTGARAGAEVAEVYVHLPESAGEPWKRLIGYRKVELAAGESKTVTMDVDPIYESIWDVAAKRWTRPSGEYHVMAGPSSAETPLEATFTAR; from the coding sequence ATGAAGGTAGCCCATTGTGTGGCTGTTTGTGGAGTGCTTGGCCTGACGGCGTTGACGGTATCGGGACAGAACTCGAACAGGAGCCGGCCGTGGATGGACGCAAAGCTCTCGCCGGAACGCCGCGCAGAGCTGGTGCTGCAGCAGATGACGCTGGACGAAAAGATTGCTCTGCTGCACGGCGAAGGTATGGCGCGGCAGACTGACCTTCCGCCCGAGGTTGAGGCCGTGCAGGACCAGTCGAATGGCGGCGCCGGATTTGTGCTGGGTGTACCGCGGCTGGGTATTCCGACGATCCAGATGAGTGACGCGGCGTATGGTGTGCGGCAGAGCGCGAACAACGGACGCTACTCAACTGCGCTGCCGTCGAATGTCGGATCGGCTGCGAGCTGGGACCCTGATGCGGCGTGCGCTTACGGCAAGCTGATCGGCGATGAACTGCGGATGCAGGGCTACAACGCGACGCTGGGTGGAGGGACGAACATCACGCGTGATCCGCGGAATGGGCGCACGTTCGAATACATGGGCGAGGACCCGGTGCTGGCAGGGACGATGGTCGGCGCGCGCATTCGGTGCGAAGGCGGCGAGCATGTGATCTCGGACATCAAGCACTATGCGTTCAACGATCAGGAGAGCGGGCGGCAGGAGGTGGATGCGCAAATCGGCGAGCGCGCGGGACGTGAGAGCGATCTGCTGGCATTTGAGATTGGCGTGAAGACCGGCCACCCAGACGCGGTAATGTGCAGCTATAACGGCGTGAACGGCGACTACGCGTGCGAGAACACGTGGCTTCTGCATGATGTGCTGAAGACGGAGTGGAAGTTTCCGGGATTTGTGATGTCGGACTGGGACGCGACGCACAGCACGGTGAAGGCGTCGCATGCGGGGCTTGATCAGGAGCAGCCGCTGGATTTGTTCTATGGCGCGAAGCTGAAGCAGGCGGTGGAGAACGGAGAAGTTTCGCAGGACGAGCTGAATGATCATGTGCGGCGAGTGCTCTGGGCGGAGTTCGCGAGCGGGATCATCGACGATCCCGTTGTGCGTGGGGTGGTTGATCCGGAGCATGGGTTTGAGGTGTCGCAGAAGGTCGAAGAGGGAAGCGTCGTGCTGCTGCGGAACGAGCGCAGCACCTTGCCGCTGGATGCGACGAAGGCGCAGTCGATTGCGGTGATTGGGTTCAATGCGGATATGGGGATGATCTCGGGCGGCGGGTCGGCGCAGGTTGATGCTCCGGGACAGGTTGGCGGAACGCCGTGGCGCAAACACGTCTGGTTCCCAACGTCGCCTCTGAAGGCGATCCAGGCGCAGGCGCCGAACGCGAAGGTGAGCTTCAGTTCGGGTGAGCGGATCGAAGATGCGGTTGCGAAAGCGAAGGCTGCGGATGTGGCGATTGTGTTCGCCTGGCAGTTCGAGGCGGAGGGCAACGATCTCGAGAATCTCTCGCTGCCTGGCAACCAGGACAAGTTGATTGAGGCAGTCGCGAAGGCGAATCCGCACACCGTAGTCGTGCTGGAGACTGGAACGGCTGTGACGATGCCGTGGCTGGACAGCACGAGTGCGGTACTGGAGGCTTGGTACGGCGGATCGAAGGGAGCTGATGCCGTCGCGCGGCTGTTGTTCGGTCAGGTGAACCCGAGCGGCAAGCTGCCAATGACCTTCCCGCGCAGCGAGGATGAGCTACCGCGCACGAAGATTGCGCAGCCTCCGCCACCCGTGAAAAACGGTGTGCTGAGCTTCAAGGTGGATTACAACATCGAGGGCGCGGCGGTTGGATACAAGTGGTACGAGTCGCAGAAGAAGCCGGTGCTGTTTCCGTTCGGCTTCGGCCTGTCGTACACGACATTCAAGTATTCGGATTTGAAGGTCGGGCACGATGGTGAGTCGGTGACGTTAACCGTGACGAATACGGGCGCGCGTGCGGGGGCGGAGGTTGCGGAAGTTTACGTGCACCTGCCGGAGAGCGCGGGCGAGCCGTGGAAGCGGCTGATTGGCTACAGGAAAGTCGAGTTGGCGGCGGGCGAGAGCAAAACGGTGACGATGGATGTCGATCCGATCTATGAG
- a CDS encoding glucose 1-dehydrogenase produces MAGLFDLSGKTAVVVGGTSGIGLAMALGLADAGADVVASSRRQEQVDEAAKQIEERGRRSLRVASDVGDRASLQALCDATIGAFGKVDILINSAGKIKRAPTVDFPEDEWNSIMETNVTGTLRACQIFGRKMLEKGYGRIINIASLNTFVSLKEVTAYACSKAAVGALTRSLAVEWSAQGVTVNGIAPGVFRTALNAELLDKSERGKELRMRTPMGRFGKTEELVGAAVYLASDAAGFVTGEILVVDGGFLASGVNQ; encoded by the coding sequence ATGGCAGGCTTGTTTGATTTGAGCGGGAAGACGGCGGTGGTGGTGGGTGGAACGTCGGGCATTGGCCTGGCCATGGCGCTGGGGCTGGCGGACGCAGGCGCGGACGTTGTGGCGAGCTCGCGCCGGCAGGAGCAGGTGGACGAGGCGGCGAAGCAGATTGAGGAGCGTGGGCGGCGGAGCTTGCGCGTGGCGTCGGATGTGGGTGACCGCGCGAGTTTGCAGGCGCTGTGCGATGCGACGATTGGCGCCTTTGGCAAAGTCGACATTTTGATCAACTCGGCGGGTAAGATCAAGCGCGCGCCGACGGTGGATTTTCCTGAAGACGAGTGGAACTCGATCATGGAGACGAACGTGACGGGGACGCTGCGCGCGTGCCAGATCTTCGGCAGGAAGATGCTGGAGAAGGGTTATGGGCGGATCATTAATATCGCGTCGCTGAACACGTTTGTGTCGCTGAAGGAAGTGACGGCGTATGCGTGCTCGAAGGCTGCGGTGGGGGCGCTGACGCGGTCGCTGGCGGTGGAGTGGTCCGCGCAGGGTGTGACGGTGAATGGCATTGCGCCGGGTGTGTTCCGCACGGCGCTGAATGCGGAGCTGCTGGACAAGAGCGAGCGCGGCAAGGAGCTGCGGATGCGCACGCCGATGGGCCGGTTCGGCAAGACAGAGGAGCTGGTGGGCGCGGCGGTATACCTGGCGTCGGATGCGGCGGGGTTTGTGACCGGCGAAATCCTGGTGGTGGATGGCGGATTCCTGGCTAGCGGCGTGAATCAGTAG
- a CDS encoding gluconokinase, with protein sequence MIVVLMGVSGSGKTTIGTLLAKRTGTVFADADDYHPAANKEKMHAGIPLNDEDRQPWLEILNGVLRSWYKSGEGGVLACSALKQKYRDTLANGIPSNAITFVWLDGDKELLSERLAARHHEFMNSKLLDSQFATLEPPKDALRVVNDKTPEQVVDEILQHVALTQDAAETGKAKADPLRG encoded by the coding sequence ATGATCGTGGTGCTGATGGGAGTGAGCGGGTCGGGGAAGACAACCATCGGCACACTGCTGGCGAAGCGCACGGGAACGGTGTTCGCGGATGCCGATGACTATCATCCGGCGGCGAACAAAGAGAAGATGCACGCGGGGATTCCGCTGAACGATGAGGACCGGCAGCCTTGGCTGGAGATTCTGAACGGCGTGCTGCGGAGCTGGTACAAGAGCGGTGAGGGGGGTGTGCTCGCGTGCTCTGCGCTGAAGCAGAAGTACCGGGACACGCTGGCGAACGGGATTCCGTCGAATGCGATCACGTTTGTATGGCTGGATGGGGACAAGGAACTGTTAAGTGAGCGGCTGGCGGCGCGGCATCACGAGTTCATGAATTCGAAGCTGCTGGACAGCCAGTTTGCGACGCTGGAGCCGCCCAAGGACGCGCTGCGGGTTGTGAACGATAAGACCCCGGAGCAAGTGGTTGACGAGATTCTGCAGCACGTTGCGTTGACGCAGGATGCGGCTGAGACGGGAAAAGCAAAAGCAGATCCCCTGCGGGGATGA
- a CDS encoding tagaturonate epimerase family protein, with product MASEMRLPKYSVGVGDRFAHQAKAQLAACVKAKEAGCEVVPVWNKSNREHTIIGTDPKQTRKAADAAVKELGWKLPYFLDADHINLKNVERFLEPCDFFTIDVAEEIGKPAQREDVEGFVSRHPELVGEVRIPRIAQPFKTDVKFVKDVANKFLAAVQDAGRIYRFLVEKKGEGKFVPEVSMDETDSPQTPVELLIILAAIADEKIPIQTIAPKFTGRFNKGVDYVGDVKQFAKEFEEDIAAIAFAVERYGLPKNLKLSVHSGSDKFSIYAPIHAAITKFDAGVHLKTAGTTWLEELIGLAEAGGSGLELAKEVYREAYAHADELMAPYATVIDIDRAKLPKPEEVDKWTSEQFTSALRHDHKNPAYNPSFRQLLHVGFKVAAKMGDRYTKELVEHEDVIAKNVTTNLWDRHIRPVFLGQSA from the coding sequence ATGGCGAGTGAGATGCGTTTGCCGAAGTATTCCGTGGGGGTGGGCGACCGGTTCGCGCACCAGGCGAAGGCCCAGTTGGCGGCGTGTGTAAAGGCCAAGGAAGCTGGGTGTGAGGTTGTGCCGGTGTGGAATAAGTCCAACCGCGAGCACACGATCATCGGGACGGACCCGAAGCAGACGCGTAAGGCGGCGGATGCAGCGGTGAAGGAGCTTGGTTGGAAGCTGCCGTACTTTCTGGATGCGGACCACATCAACCTGAAGAACGTGGAGCGGTTTTTGGAGCCGTGTGACTTCTTCACGATTGATGTCGCCGAGGAGATTGGAAAGCCTGCGCAGCGCGAAGATGTGGAAGGGTTTGTGTCGCGGCATCCGGAGCTGGTGGGCGAGGTGCGGATTCCGCGGATCGCGCAGCCGTTCAAGACGGATGTGAAATTTGTGAAGGATGTGGCAAACAAGTTTCTCGCGGCTGTGCAGGATGCGGGGCGGATCTATCGGTTCCTGGTGGAGAAGAAGGGCGAGGGCAAGTTTGTGCCTGAGGTCTCGATGGACGAGACAGACTCGCCGCAGACGCCGGTGGAGCTGCTGATTATCCTGGCGGCGATCGCGGACGAGAAGATTCCGATCCAGACGATTGCGCCGAAGTTCACGGGGCGGTTCAACAAGGGCGTGGATTATGTGGGCGATGTGAAGCAGTTCGCGAAGGAGTTCGAGGAGGACATCGCGGCGATTGCGTTTGCGGTGGAGCGGTATGGGCTGCCGAAGAATTTGAAGCTGAGCGTGCACTCGGGCTCGGATAAGTTTTCGATCTATGCGCCGATTCACGCGGCCATCACGAAGTTTGACGCGGGCGTGCATTTGAAGACGGCGGGGACCACGTGGCTGGAGGAGCTGATCGGACTGGCAGAGGCCGGCGGGTCGGGCCTGGAGCTGGCGAAGGAGGTCTACCGCGAGGCGTATGCGCATGCAGATGAGCTGATGGCGCCGTATGCGACGGTGATCGACATTGACCGCGCGAAGCTGCCGAAGCCGGAGGAGGTGGATAAGTGGACCAGCGAGCAGTTCACCTCGGCGCTGCGGCACGATCATAAGAATCCGGCATATAACCCGAGCTTCAGGCAGTTGCTTCACGTGGGCTTCAAGGTCGCGGCGAAGATGGGCGACCGGTACACGAAGGAGCTCGTGGAGCACGAGGATGTTATCGCGAAGAACGTAACGACGAACCTGTGGGATCGGCATATTCGGCCGGTGTTTCTGGGGCAGAGCGCGTAA
- a CDS encoding lactate racemase domain-containing protein — protein MSLFFAAGSPTTEMSPEEFRAGLFEALDKLEKLKPRKKVLAVPPDFTRFHSKAGELTDMAFEYYGDRLTDVLPALGTHKPMSESELATMYPKTPKNLFRVHDWRNDIVTLGEVPSEFMCEVSEGKLDYTWPAQVNKLLRDGGHDVILSIGQVVPHEVVGMANGSKNIFVGTGGVMGIHRSHFLGAVYGMERMMGRADTPVRRVLNYASEHFAKDLPIVYVQTVVNKNDKGELVMRGLFIGDDNDCFEKAAELSLKCNFLMLDREIKKAVVFLDPHEFKTTWLGNKSVYRTRMALADDAELIVLAPGVHEFGEDATIDKLIRKFGYCGTPKTLEYVKEDPGLAANLSAAAHLIHGSSEGRFTIRYCPGGLTREEIESVHYEYGDLKEYEKKYDPEKLKDGWNVVDGEEIFYISNPGLGLWAYKGRFVN, from the coding sequence ATGAGTCTGTTTTTTGCTGCTGGATCGCCGACGACGGAGATGTCTCCGGAGGAGTTTCGCGCGGGGCTGTTTGAGGCCCTGGACAAGCTGGAGAAGTTGAAGCCGCGGAAGAAGGTGCTGGCGGTGCCGCCGGACTTTACGCGCTTTCACTCGAAGGCCGGTGAGCTGACGGACATGGCGTTTGAATACTACGGCGACCGGCTGACCGATGTGTTGCCGGCGCTGGGAACGCATAAGCCGATGAGCGAGAGCGAGCTGGCGACGATGTATCCGAAGACGCCGAAGAATCTCTTTCGCGTGCATGATTGGCGGAATGACATTGTGACGCTGGGCGAGGTGCCGAGCGAGTTCATGTGCGAGGTGAGCGAGGGAAAGCTGGACTACACGTGGCCGGCGCAGGTGAACAAGCTGCTGCGGGATGGCGGGCATGATGTGATTCTGTCGATTGGGCAGGTGGTGCCGCATGAGGTCGTCGGCATGGCGAACGGCAGCAAGAATATTTTTGTGGGCACGGGCGGTGTCATGGGGATTCATCGGTCGCACTTTCTAGGTGCGGTGTATGGCATGGAGCGCATGATGGGGCGCGCGGATACGCCGGTTCGCAGAGTGCTGAACTATGCGAGCGAGCACTTCGCGAAAGACCTGCCGATTGTGTATGTGCAGACGGTGGTGAACAAGAACGACAAGGGCGAACTGGTGATGCGCGGCTTGTTCATCGGCGATGACAATGACTGCTTTGAGAAGGCTGCTGAGCTGAGTTTGAAGTGCAACTTCCTGATGCTGGATCGCGAGATCAAGAAGGCGGTGGTGTTTCTTGATCCGCATGAGTTCAAGACGACGTGGCTGGGGAACAAGAGCGTGTATCGGACGCGGATGGCGCTCGCGGATGACGCGGAGCTGATTGTGCTGGCGCCGGGTGTGCATGAGTTCGGCGAGGACGCGACGATCGACAAGCTGATACGGAAGTTTGGGTACTGCGGCACGCCAAAGACGCTGGAGTATGTGAAGGAAGATCCGGGGTTGGCGGCGAATCTGAGCGCGGCGGCGCACTTGATTCATGGGTCGAGCGAGGGACGGTTCACGATTCGGTATTGTCCGGGTGGGCTGACGCGCGAGGAGATCGAAAGCGTGCACTACGAGTACGGCGATCTGAAGGAGTACGAGAAGAAGTACGACCCGGAGAAGCTAAAGGATGGATGGAATGTGGTGGATGGTGAGGAGATCTTCTACATCTCGAACCCGGGGCTGGGGCTGTGGGCGTACAAGGGGCGGTTCGTGAACTGA